Genomic segment of Coffea arabica cultivar ET-39 chromosome 1e, Coffea Arabica ET-39 HiFi, whole genome shotgun sequence:
TAAAGTACAAACTCATGATGGGCATGGTTCAATTTTAAATCGAAGGGATGAGATTAAATTTGGAACACAAATTCAATGGAAGGacaaaatttgttatatatGTATGCTATTTTAGTgtctatatttattatttattttttaagagtgtttcttgaatttagggttaattatttttatcttttgacCATTTTAACTAAACTTCCTAGTATTCTTTTTTGTCTTTGGTTCCCTTTTCCTTATTCTCATTTCAGCAATAAAAGAACCAGGCAACAAGCGTAAGgagatacaattttttttatttttttttttgcaaattgaAAGTCTGAAATCCGAAATCTATTACTTATAATTTCTCCTCTTCTACCACCTAATCCATTCGTTCTTCCAACACAACTAGGTACTTTGTTACCCATATGTCAAAATACAATTTATATAACTAAATGATACTCTAGCTGATTGCAAACACTTTTATTAatattgattcaatttgtgtACACGGACAACATGTGCTAGACATCAAGGCATCAGGAATTCCATATTTCCACAACAATTGCTGGGTGACAATTGACAAATACCTGCTAGTCTTTTGATTATTTATGAAGAAGACAAATCAATTCCTAcaacaacccccccccccctccaaaaaccaaaaaaaaaaaaaaaaggacaaaataaACTCTTTTATCTCTTCatgattgaatcaatttggATACGAAGTCTTTAGTGTTTTCATCTGAACTTCCCCCTTCTTCAAGAGCCTGTCTTGCCAAATCCTTCcacttttttgcatttttcctaatctcttgtcCTATCTCCCCCTCCATCACTATGCTTATGCATTGACCAATGACATCTCTTCTAACAATTCCATTTTCATCTGGCTGAGCCTTGATTCCCATTTTCCAAATGTCATTTACAAACTTGGCATTTGTGCTTTGATCTGTCCATTGTGGCATTGCTATCATCGGGACTCCCAAACTTAAGGCCTCCAATGTTGAATTCCACCCACAATGTGTTATAAAGCAGCCTATAGATTTGTGGGCTAAAACGTCAAGCTGAGGACCCCATGAGATTATTAGTCCTTTGCCAAATGTTTCTTTAACAAAGTCTTTTGGCAGCTTCTTTGACTCTGATTCTCTAACCACCCAGAGAAAATGATAGCTGCTAGCTCTCAAGCCCCATGCTAATTCTTCCATCTGCTTAACTTCAAGTTTTGCCAAACTTCCAAATGATACATAAACAACTGAATTGATTGACCTTTCATTTAGCCATGACATGCAAGCATTAGTCATTGGCTTAAAAAGATTGAGACCATATTGCTTGTCATCTTCAAGGCGCTTTTCTAAGTACATGGATGGAATAGTTGGTCCAATTGTCTTTACCGGTAGGATTTTTGCCATCCAGTGAATCACCTAAGCAATATGTAATACAAAACCAATAAAATTCATAGTAGTAGACAAAATGCCACTTTTTCAGTTTTTAGTTAACAAACACCTAACTGGCATGGTCATTCAGGACTTAGGTTCCCGACTGTAATATGTGTAGGTATTATTAGATTTATTGGCCGGAGGGAATCTTGatctagtgcttaaaattcagctctcaaaaattagaaatcttaaattcaaattctccctctccctcccgGGCTTCTTAAATCTAATAATTTCcctattaaaataagaaaataaaaaaaaaagacgtaTTGAAGTACGCTTACCTCTTCCTCCAACCCGTAAAATGTGTTGAAAAAGATCCAGTCAGCTTCTTCAAAATTTTCGATTTGGTCATGTACAAACATCTGTGTACTTGCTGGATATAGACCAGGATTAGACACAAAAGAGGGCAGATCTGAAGCTAATAATGGTGGCAAACCGGGAATGTCCACTCCACTCTCCTCTAGAGGAAGCTTCAAAAGTCCTTTGTGGACATGGTTGTAGATGTTATTGACAGCACAGGATTGAGTGAAGAACACACCCGCACGTACGCCAAGATCCTTGGCTACATCTAGACACCAAGGCAAGAATGCATCATAAATGATACAATCAACAGGACGGCCCGAATCTTGAAGCTTCAAGACTAGCTCAGTCAGAGTTTCTGAGCCAACCTTTTGAAACCTAGGAAAGTATATTTCCATTGCAATTCCATTTGCTCCCTCATCATATCCATCAGAGATGGTCTCCACTGAGATAGAAGCTGAGACTTCACCCACGGTTTCAAACAAGAACTTGGTTGTAGCAAACGTGACTTTGACGCCCTCATGTTGCAGACGCTTAGCAAATTGGAGCATTGGGTTTATGTGACCTTGGACGGGATATGGCAATATCAGGCAATGAGCTCTGTGAGTTTCCATCAATTGCTATAACCAAGAAATTTGAGTATGCAATGTTTGGGGTTCCACAACCTTTGCATAGCACTTGTAGCAGAAAACAGGACATTAGAATTTAATATAGCGCAGTAGGCGGTGCTGTCCATCGCTATGGACCAATGGAAAGTTGGAATATTTTAGATTATTTTCATTGAACATTGTTTGGAAAAGTttttataataatattatagtattttttttgaaatgcaAGATATATTATACTTAAAATTggttgaaaaattaaaagattttaaaaaatgtgtttataatacaacataaagaaaattttcaaataatttactattCAAACACACTAGTAAAAACCTTTTGGAGCGGTTGCTTCCTTGCCGCTATTTCAGAGAACAATGGCTATTTTTATAAATTACAATCTTCAAATTAGCTAACATCTAATAGCTATTGATTGGATCAGGTTGGATTCTTCTCAATCGGTACTAACACAACAAATGTCGACATTTAATAAGAAATCAACGTTGATCTTCTCCTTTTATCAATCTAATCAGAGGTAAAGAATTCCAACCACGtctcactacaacaaaaatggcctttaGAGGCATTTAAAAGTGTCAGTATAGATAATCTAACCTGACATTTTATCTATCCTCACACCTAGGGCGAGTgttgtcccttccaatgtggggatAGCCTCAAATCTTTAGCAACATTCAAACGTGTCCGGAAAACCATGCTGCTATAGCATTCCCTCTGCcaacaaaaacttttttttgtgATAATCGAAAGTGTCCGTATAGCATTAGAACATCAGTAGCGGATCAGTAGTATATCCAATTTATGAAGGCATCTTTAGTTGTCTTAATATATGACTTTAAGGACACGTAGCCATGTGAATTTACACTGCTTTGGACGACATGCCCATTTGTCATTAGTGTTTTTCGAAGCTAAGCTATGCTGACACTTTTAATTGCCAGGAGTTTTTTCcctgtttttttttatatggaaGCAACCTGCAATTAGTCCTCCCTGCTGTACATTCCATCAACCAAAATCCTAAgggacttgtaaaattatctCAAAGAGCAGAATGCATATAGCAATTTAAAAGAAGAAGTCGATACTCAAATATAATTCATTGAATTAAAAGTCGataacaagtacaaacatagcaATTACTAAAATCGCAAACAAGTGCTCAAAGCAAGTACTAAAATCCCAATAAAGTACCGAAAGATTCTCATTTACAATAACTTGAAAGACTTTCTTGTGCACAAACAAAAAGACTCTCATCCCTAACAAGTTGAAAGAAATGCTAAAAGTCAGGTAATGTAATTGTACAATATTAGCAACGATCCGCGAGAGGTATAGTATATATATAGTACATTGTTTGGGTTCCTATAAAGCAGGATATTAAAACCGAGCAACCCATACCATCAGCAAACTAATCAAAGTGAAGTCAGCTCCATGAATTTCTGTCTAATGTGATAATTGTTTGCACCAGTAAAGTACTTTACGGGCATTTTCTTTGAACATAAGAAGTTCCATGTTCCTCAAACCTGTTAATCGAGAGATAAAACAGACTGaaaatggggagaaaaaaagaaaaaaagttgaaTATTGAAAGGTAGAGTGGATGTAAAAGCTTACTCAGATTTTGAAAACCACATTTGCTGAAAGGAACCAAGTGCCGCCAATATACTCCCACCTATCCAAACACTGAATGCGACAGGTTAGTCAACAATGCATGGCACTGGCATGCAAAATTACTTCTTGCTACAAATGAATAAAGCTAGCTTAGATTCTGCCCACAGGCAAGGGCTTAGAAGTGAAACCAGTTAACTTGATTAACACCTTCTTGGTATAATGCCAGAGGTTCAGCATCGTTTGTAACTTCATTAGAAACTATTGTCATATGCATATTTGGCCAAAGTTTTCATAGAAACAGATACTCATTCAAAATAGATAGCAATTTCACATTTAGTGCTTCAAACATTAGTAGAATCATAATAGAAATGTATGGCTTACCTTAGCCAGAAGATGAAGACCATGTTCAATAAGTATGGAAACAGCAATCGAGATGAAACAAACAACTACCACTGCCCATGTTGATGTATGCTCAAGAGTTGTCTCCTCATTTCCACTTCCTTCAGCCATCTCTAGGTGGAGCAGTCCGGCTATGCTTTAGTAGAGGTTAGTGCCAATCCTTCAGAAGAAGAGAAAACAGCCGAGAAATTGAAGGGATGAAGAAAAGTGTATCCAGTGATCTGGGgaaacagaaattttttttccaattcttgagcaTTTGAGATTGGAAAATGATAGGAAAAAAATTGCAACAATAATAATAGAATAACACCCCAGGAAATAGTTTGCGTTCAAGCAATTCAACCTACTGGAAATCATGTCATGCTAGAAATATAGCCTTTGGTCTATCAAATGCTATGGAAAAAATTATAGATATTGGACATAACTATGTACTGCAATTTCCTACTTGCAGTTCCATCACTATTGAGAGCAGTCCTCCTTCCTTTGCAAGGTCCACATTATATGGGACTTCGTAGTTCTTTGAAGTTGCTAGTTTTAACTGGTGAAGTTTTGCACCTATCCCTATGTGAGAGTTTGCTGAAGCTATTGCCCCATACTGCTATCTTGAACTTATACGGGAGTACAGAGGTTAGGAAACTTAATTGTTGCTACTTATCAGATGCCACCAAGAAAGCTATATCTTCAGTGCTTTTTGGTTTTGCTGTTACATTTCTGCTCCTTTTTCCAGTGCTTATGTTATCTTTAATTAGGACCCCCTAAAATAAGAATACAAGATTGTCAAACAGTAAAGGTAGAAGGGGTGTCAGACCTATATGCAACTCTGTAGGAAACTTTCCATTTGAGCTAAGGGGCATAATAAAATTGATGGCCATATTTCAAGAAATGCCATCTCCTCCTTGATAGCTGAAAAATGCTTTAGATTGACGTCTGAGGCATAAATGTTTAGAGATCTACCATTTTCTTCTTAATGGATCTTCTTAGTAGATCTGTCCAGGTTCAGTCAATCTTTTCTGTTCTTTCTCCactatgtttggttgatattgcAGTTTAGACTGTTGGACTTGATCAAACTGTCCTTTGATTTTTTGTACATCGAAAACTaggattcttttttctttattccttttttctcaaaattttttggaCACAAAATCACGTATGTACCTAACACTAACCTGGTCCTGTCACctatgttttgaaaatttggaaagtGGGGTATGTGATTGTTTATTGTGAGAACCAAGTTCCAGAAACGCCTACAATATAGTTTTGTTATATGAAGACTTAGTTATAATGCTATCCCCTTTAGGAAGGTTTTTGTAGAATGTTAGAGGAGCATCTTATGCACTAAACTGCTGCCAGTTTTGCCATTCTGGAATTAGTTATGCAGCTCGGGATGATATTTGTAATTTCTGTATTTATGGTTGCCTATGCAAACTCTGTGTATGGATTGCTCAAGGTGTCGCAGTTTTGGGGAGCGTAGCATTGTACTCCCAATCACTAACTGGTGCCTGAACAGCAAACATTGTCAACAAGCTGAAACTAAAGCTCGTCGTCCATGCAACATTACATACAGTAGTGATCACAGTACCAACACTGTCAAGTAATACACTGAACAAAAGACAGTATGACTAAGCAGATTAATCATTCTCCTTTAAACATCAgataatatatattatgtttGACCAACTACAAGGGGCATTTGTCACGACAAAAGGGACGAGTGTGGATGCAGACACAAAAGTGCACAGATTCAGGAGCTCAGAGGCATGAGAGATTCTTAAATTTCTCTCTTTTATGAAAATGATGGTAGAACCACCAGCATGATCAGTCAGAACAGTGTTCGATACCAAGCATCCCTTAAGCTAAAGAATCATATGCTAGCAAAATTTAATCTTATTTCACACAAACATAACCATAGATGTTGTCCAAGTTCAAAGTTATAAACTTGTACATCAGATCAAAGCACTTCTTCGAAATCAGATTAAGGGATCATGCAAAATCAGGTCAGAACCTCACCAAAGGCAACCACGACAAGGAGACAAATTAAAGTTTCGGCATTTTGTCTATATACTCTCTCACACGAAAAGATAATTTTTAACTGCTATCCAACAGCATGATAAACTAGTGCTGATTGTATCACCAATTCAACATCACAGATGCATCAGAAGCTACAATCCCCATGACTCAAGCCTCTCAAATATCCATGTACGACTCATTATTAATACACCCCTATGCTGCCAAAGCCTACCAGTACTTCTTATAACACTCAACAAACTGAATCAGTTCCCAGTGATTACCAAGCACTAAAGTAAATTATACAAGTCTACATTCGGGTAGCGAATAAAGCAAGCTATGATTTATAAAGCCTAATCATTCTACGGCTTAATCCTCTAAAACCACTCTCTAACACTCAGtttaaaaaacaacaaaatgctaCAGTCCTTTAATCTCATCCATGTAGTACCCTAAAGGGACTGTAAAACTCCCCAAAAAATATCAAATCTAAATGCACCATACATGTTCATTTCTGACTATGTAAACCCAAATCACCAACTAACAAAAAATAATTACCCAAAAAGAACTCAAAATCAgacaaaagtaaacaaaagaaaattttcaaaaaattagagaaaaatagaaaaataatagaGAATAATACCTTAAGATACTTAAGCTTCAGATTTCCATAGACGACTCCAAACATGAAGGCTGAAGCACGAGCCACCTGCCACCAGTTATACGAAAAcgaaaaaaatccaaattaaaTCAGACATCAATGAAATTGTGAGAAATTAAAGCTGGCGGAGGTAGATGGTTTACCAAGGCGAGAGTGCTGGTGCCGGAGTAGGGTCCAGGAGGAGGCGACATTTGCTGCTAATCGTTGAAATCGAAGAAAGAATAACTGCCCCAAATCTAAGGTCTCTCTCAGACTCAGAGCCCTAATTTTCGTCGGACACCAATTTGGAAATTAGAAATGTTGGGGAGATGGGCGAGGGCTTCCCTTAGCTCCTGCATTATTCAGTAAGGAAAAGGCCCAAAAACGTAACTCTTTTTGCAGGAAACCACCAACCAAAATTTACATATAGAAAAATTACAGAGTATAACCTGTTCATCGACGACATCGATATCTGCGAGCATGCGGCTGGATTTCTTACCGGAATTGCCTAATTCGTTTGCTAAGAAATAATTTCTGGAGAATCCGAACTCGTCCTCTTCAATGTCATGTTGTTCCATTTTCTGGTTTTGACGAACCTAAACCTGATGATGAGAGGGAAAGAGTAGGGGCGACGGGACGGCGGAGGTAGGGAGCAGAGGAGAGGAAAGTGGCCGAGAGAGGCAGAGGGCAAAAATTTAGGCAACCGAGAGAAATCAATTTAGGGCAAAAATTTATCATGCAATTACATACCTTCAATGGGAAAGTAAGGGTAGTTTGATTGCGGAGAGATTCAACAGGAAAAACTCTGCGGGAAAGCAAAATTTTGGCCAAGAGTTTTGAGAGACAGTTTGCCGAGAGAGAGACTTTGTGCGAGAGataaagaagaagcaaaatttcACTGGGAGGCAAAAtgaagttttgagatttcactaaGTGTTTTGGCAAAGGAATCTTCCGCCAAAATCCAACGACGTCgttttgtgttttaattttttttggtgtatCTCACATTTTCATAAGTGTCATAATAGGGAGTCTAAAggtacattattatttttatatcaaataaaataaaaaaaaattagagtataTATTATTGAGTTGATAACTTGTGTCATGATAGAAGTTTTATAATGGCACAAACCAGCAAGTGTCCTTATAGATATGTCAGAAAAgatcatttttgttgtagtgtctGGAACTTGAGCTCAATGTTCTTACATCGTTCTTGATAGCCCTGCTGCATTATACGCAGCTGAAACAAGTAAAGTGCATAAACAATCTAAGAAAGAGGGCA
This window contains:
- the LOC113699302 gene encoding UDP-glycosyltransferase 74G1-like, which produces METHRAHCLILPYPVQGHINPMLQFAKRLQHEGVKVTFATTKFLFETVGEVSASISVETISDGYDEGANGIAMEIYFPRFQKVGSETLTELVLKLQDSGRPVDCIIYDAFLPWCLDVAKDLGVRAGVFFTQSCAVNNIYNHVHKGLLKLPLEESGVDIPGLPPLLASDLPSFVSNPGLYPASTQMFVHDQIENFEEADWIFFNTFYGLEEEVIHWMAKILPVKTIGPTIPSMYLEKRLEDDKQYGLNLFKPMTNACMSWLNERSINSVVYVSFGSLAKLEVKQMEELAWGLRASSYHFLWVVRESESKKLPKDFVKETFGKGLIISWGPQLDVLAHKSIGCFITHCGWNSTLEALSLGVPMIAMPQWTDQSTNAKFVNDIWKMGIKAQPDENGIVRRDVIGQCISIVMEGEIGQEIRKNAKKWKDLARQALEEGGSSDENTKDFVSKLIQS
- the LOC113699284 gene encoding uncharacterized protein is translated as MSPPPGPYSGTSTLALVARASAFMFGVVYGNLKLKYLKITGYTFLHPFNFSAVFSSSEGLALTSTKA